One part of the Paenibacillus silvisoli genome encodes these proteins:
- a CDS encoding GNAT family N-acetyltransferase codes for MAIAPDRKAVQQSVLTVLAANMSCSVRDLLSDGVSIHAAERREGAFRFPNRAKSLQAASIGNGAVVSCSIERLEWVIKHAGRLSRGQLFSIPTLALLDAFVKPDHQYMAGPDQKYVCSVDRLVHVEAPDDIIVRMQDRNRIMDLYAFPHFKHALSFRADSPRPDRLAAVAEYRGEIVGIAGASEDCELMWQIGVDVLPDYQGRGIGRALVGKLAKEVLHEGITPYYSTEVSNLKSRQLAVSLGFWPAWIEVYAR; via the coding sequence ATGGCTATTGCACCTGACAGAAAAGCCGTACAACAATCGGTGTTAACCGTTCTTGCAGCAAATATGTCCTGTTCAGTGCGCGACCTGCTGAGTGATGGAGTATCGATTCATGCCGCGGAACGAAGGGAAGGCGCGTTTCGGTTCCCTAATCGGGCGAAATCGCTGCAAGCGGCGAGCATTGGAAACGGGGCTGTCGTCTCCTGCAGCATAGAGCGATTGGAATGGGTAATCAAACATGCAGGACGGTTGTCGCGCGGGCAGCTGTTCTCGATTCCGACTTTGGCGCTGCTAGACGCGTTCGTGAAGCCGGATCATCAATATATGGCCGGCCCGGATCAAAAATATGTCTGTTCGGTTGACCGGCTGGTTCACGTTGAAGCGCCTGACGATATAATCGTTCGTATGCAAGACCGCAATCGTATCATGGACTTGTACGCTTTCCCTCATTTCAAGCATGCGCTGTCGTTTCGAGCGGATAGCCCGCGCCCGGATCGGTTGGCAGCTGTGGCGGAATACCGCGGAGAGATTGTCGGCATCGCCGGTGCTTCAGAGGATTGCGAGCTGATGTGGCAAATCGGCGTAGACGTTCTGCCCGATTATCAGGGGAGAGGAATCGGCCGCGCGCTCGTCGGGAAGCTGGCGAAGGAAGTGCTCCATGAGGGCATCACGCCTTACTATTCGACAGAGGTAAGCAATCTGAAATCGCGTCAGTTAGCGGTTTCGTTAGGCTTCTGGCCGGCGTGGATTGAAGTGTATGCGCGTTAA
- a CDS encoding erythromycin esterase family protein, with protein sequence MRFQTAAIDRQAVIDEIRSNAHRLEQDADLQPLAKAAANANYVLLGEASHGTSEFYTYRTALSKLLIEQHQFTFIAVEGDWPSCYEVNKYIKHHPDAKGSIEEVLQSFDRWPTWMWANMETAELVGWLREHNRGLPEERRVGFYGLDVYSLWESMDEIINHLKKTNSPELDAALKAFACFEPHGREGQNYGMAAAFFSEHCQDEVVQLLKELEAKRVRAEGSHEALLNDEINALVAVNAERYYHAMVKGGPESWNIRDRHMVEALERVMQFHGSAAKAIVWEHNTHIGDARATDMAADDMVNVGQLLREQHAEDEVFAIGFGTHSGHVIAADAWASPLEELRVPEARRGSWEDLMHEAGAFDQWLLFRGSDAEAFRETYGHRAIGVVYHPHYERGNYVPSVMAERYDAFVFVDKSHALQPLVPVMA encoded by the coding sequence ATGCGTTTCCAAACCGCGGCGATCGACCGGCAAGCGGTCATTGACGAAATCCGCAGCAATGCGCACCGATTAGAGCAGGATGCGGATCTTCAGCCGCTTGCGAAGGCAGCTGCTAATGCGAATTATGTGCTGTTAGGGGAGGCGAGTCACGGGACGAGCGAGTTTTACACGTACCGGACGGCGCTCTCCAAGCTGCTGATCGAGCAGCATCAGTTCACGTTCATAGCGGTGGAAGGCGATTGGCCGTCCTGCTATGAAGTGAACAAATATATCAAGCATCATCCCGATGCGAAAGGATCGATCGAGGAGGTGCTGCAGTCGTTCGACCGCTGGCCGACCTGGATGTGGGCCAATATGGAAACGGCGGAGCTCGTCGGCTGGCTGCGCGAGCACAACCGAGGGTTGCCCGAGGAGCGCCGAGTCGGATTTTACGGCTTGGACGTGTACAGTCTGTGGGAATCGATGGATGAGATTATCAACCATCTGAAGAAGACGAACTCGCCGGAGCTGGATGCCGCGCTTAAGGCCTTTGCCTGCTTCGAACCGCATGGTCGGGAAGGCCAGAACTACGGGATGGCAGCGGCTTTTTTCTCCGAGCACTGCCAGGATGAGGTCGTCCAGCTGCTGAAGGAGCTGGAGGCGAAGCGGGTCCGCGCCGAAGGCTCGCATGAAGCGCTGCTCAATGATGAAATCAACGCGCTCGTGGCGGTAAATGCCGAACGTTATTATCATGCCATGGTTAAAGGCGGCCCGGAATCATGGAATATCCGAGACCGGCATATGGTGGAAGCGTTGGAGCGCGTTATGCAGTTCCACGGTTCAGCTGCAAAAGCGATCGTCTGGGAGCATAACACGCACATCGGCGACGCGCGGGCAACCGACATGGCCGCGGACGACATGGTGAACGTCGGTCAGCTGCTGCGCGAGCAGCATGCGGAAGACGAGGTGTTCGCCATCGGTTTCGGCACGCACAGCGGCCATGTCATCGCGGCCGACGCCTGGGCCTCGCCGCTGGAGGAGCTGCGCGTGCCGGAAGCGCGCCGCGGCAGCTGGGAAGATCTCATGCACGAAGCCGGTGCCTTCGATCAGTGGCTGCTGTTCCGCGGGTCGGATGCGGAAGCTTTTCGCGAGACCTACGGGCACCGGGCGATCGGCGTCGTGTATCACCCGCATTACGAGCGGGGCAATTACGTGCCGAGCGTGATGGCGGAGCGGTACGACGCATTCGTTTTTGTCGATAAGTCGCATGCGCTGCAGCCGCTTGTGCCTGTGATGGCCTAA
- a CDS encoding phosphotransferase family protein, translating into MNLQKNETNVKRWAESNADTLGFSGTTEIAVSYIYNPGGFVNQSYRISDGLIARHLKLAPAEKAHRLRLWARVSGLLAERCRAPRLICEIEDEMIPDYRYGLAFEFIPGTPLREASDPETAVLRVLELVRQLHGSRELAEALNDAAPPAPLTYGEAFVDAYIDRFESDMVSIRAGRHLLDFVSDETMDWFDAEIDALKHAALEHPAFQQQARDVVHNDLGWNNVLVDEREGSVWIIDWDDLSACGDAAMDYSILLWPFNNTPEWAKWEEKLNALVGDELIERLALYFRAKLLDDVIDILADYVDAEPIPELKEQVQARTKAIHLDAYPKYVSLYGKDPN; encoded by the coding sequence ATGAACCTGCAAAAGAATGAAACAAACGTGAAGCGGTGGGCGGAATCGAACGCAGATACGCTTGGCTTCAGCGGCACGACGGAAATTGCCGTTTCCTATATTTACAACCCAGGCGGGTTTGTGAACCAGTCATACCGCATTTCCGATGGGCTCATAGCCCGTCATCTGAAGCTCGCGCCTGCCGAAAAAGCCCATCGGCTCCGGCTGTGGGCCCGTGTCAGCGGTCTTCTTGCGGAGCGCTGCCGAGCGCCTCGGCTGATTTGCGAAATCGAAGACGAGATGATACCCGATTATCGATATGGGCTTGCCTTCGAATTTATTCCGGGCACGCCGCTGCGCGAAGCTTCGGATCCGGAAACAGCGGTGCTGCGAGTGCTGGAATTGGTGCGGCAGCTGCATGGCAGCCGCGAGCTCGCGGAGGCGCTAAACGATGCAGCGCCGCCGGCTCCGTTAACGTATGGCGAGGCCTTCGTCGACGCGTATATTGACCGGTTCGAATCGGATATGGTGTCCATTCGGGCCGGGAGGCATCTCCTGGATTTTGTATCGGATGAAACGATGGACTGGTTCGACGCCGAAATCGACGCGTTGAAGCATGCGGCTCTTGAACATCCGGCTTTTCAACAACAGGCAAGGGATGTCGTGCACAACGACCTCGGCTGGAACAACGTGCTTGTCGATGAACGCGAAGGCTCCGTATGGATCATCGATTGGGACGACTTGTCGGCATGCGGGGACGCCGCCATGGATTATTCCATTTTGCTCTGGCCGTTCAATAATACGCCGGAGTGGGCTAAATGGGAGGAGAAGCTGAACGCGCTCGTTGGCGATGAGCTGATCGAGCGGCTCGCGTTATATTTTCGCGCCAAGCTGTTGGACGATGTGATCGATATTCTCGCGGATTACGTCGATGCCGAGCCGATTCCCGAGCTGAAGGAACAGGTGCAAGCACGGACGAAAGCGATCCATCTGGACGCGTACCCGAAATATGTGAGCTTATATGGGAAGGACCCAAATTAG
- a CDS encoding GNAT family N-acetyltransferase, translating to MISYISLSQLSANEMVALWNRGFEGYYFNATMDLDRYLSRAVSEGLSLEHSLAIAEDGEPVGFTMNGFRMINGKKTAWNGGTGIAKEYRGKGYGKQLLQRTVELYRQQGVELALLEAIIQNEPAIKLYQSVGYRVMGELISVSNEDALDASLLLPSFPHRFTIRHVEPQELLELPFYDRLSAWQTQWQSHKDGECCIIADGAEQVGFALYKRGYGDDGQLKSIGLYQCEAAPGRADQSKILKTLLREVFGPLEQPIKRSTLNLRSTNTELHELFERLGFKPYVEQVHMELNL from the coding sequence ATGATTTCCTATATCAGTTTAAGTCAACTGTCAGCCAATGAGATGGTTGCGCTATGGAACAGAGGATTTGAGGGCTACTACTTCAATGCCACCATGGATCTTGACCGTTATCTGTCCAGAGCGGTGAGCGAAGGACTGTCCCTTGAGCACTCGCTCGCGATTGCCGAGGACGGCGAACCGGTCGGATTTACGATGAACGGCTTCCGCATGATCAACGGCAAGAAAACGGCATGGAACGGCGGCACGGGAATCGCAAAGGAATACCGGGGCAAAGGGTACGGCAAGCAGCTGCTGCAGCGGACGGTCGAGCTGTACCGCCAGCAAGGCGTCGAGCTTGCCCTGCTTGAAGCGATCATTCAGAACGAACCGGCCATCAAGCTTTACCAAAGCGTCGGTTACCGCGTCATGGGCGAGTTGATCAGCGTATCGAACGAAGACGCGCTTGATGCCAGCCTGCTGCTGCCAAGCTTCCCGCACCGGTTTACGATCCGGCATGTCGAGCCGCAGGAGCTGCTCGAGCTGCCTTTCTACGATCGCTTATCTGCGTGGCAGACGCAGTGGCAAAGCCATAAAGACGGCGAATGCTGCATCATTGCCGACGGCGCCGAGCAGGTTGGTTTCGCGTTGTACAAGCGCGGTTACGGCGACGATGGCCAGCTGAAATCGATTGGGCTCTATCAATGCGAGGCGGCTCCGGGCAGAGCGGATCAGAGCAAAATCTTAAAGACGCTGCTGCGCGAAGTGTTCGGACCGCTTGAACAGCCAATAAAGCGGAGTACCCTCAATCTGCGCAGCACGAACACGGAGCTGCATGAGCTGTTTGAACGGCTCGGTTTCAAGCCGTATGTCGAACAGGTTCATATGGAGCTGAACCTGTAG
- a CDS encoding RrF2 family transcriptional regulator — translation MSTASRGVNIGPPRFKIAVHSIVWLAKSGCICSSAMIADQVDSHATFLRRVMQALSAAGLVESKGGREGGYSLRKPSELITLGDIYDAVTSGNAEPEIDVDCGEAGKQLDAELERILLESEQRTIAFLRQFTIADVMNRVEFFKG, via the coding sequence ATGAGCACAGCAAGCCGCGGCGTCAACATCGGGCCGCCCCGGTTCAAGATCGCCGTTCATTCCATCGTCTGGCTGGCAAAGAGCGGCTGCATCTGTTCGAGCGCGATGATTGCCGATCAGGTGGACTCGCACGCGACGTTTCTCCGAAGAGTGATGCAAGCGCTCTCGGCGGCCGGTCTCGTCGAATCGAAGGGCGGCCGCGAAGGCGGCTACTCGCTCCGCAAGCCGTCGGAACTCATTACGCTGGGCGATATTTACGACGCGGTCACTAGCGGTAACGCAGAGCCGGAGATCGATGTGGATTGCGGCGAAGCCGGCAAACAGCTCGATGCCGAGCTGGAGCGGATACTGCTCGAGTCGGAGCAGCGGACGATCGCGTTTTTGCGACAATTTACGATCGCGGACGTGATGAACCGGGTCGAATTTTTCAAAGGTTAA
- a CDS encoding FAD-dependent oxidoreductase codes for MFDIIIIGAGPAGASAALFAAKAGKKTLLIDSDKSMTKKAWIENHYGVLETTGPALIEIGKQQATKFGAELVSGAVVDISKAESGFTVATDSEQYAGTHVIIATGVSTDLADKLGLTVKEGTEPRIKQVFAVDANGKSNVDGVWVAGTAAGVSVHTIITAGDGAKVAINVISELNGARYVDHDLLK; via the coding sequence ATGTTCGACATTATTATTATCGGAGCAGGTCCCGCAGGGGCTAGCGCAGCGTTGTTCGCAGCAAAGGCCGGCAAGAAAACACTTCTGATTGACAGCGATAAAAGCATGACCAAGAAAGCCTGGATCGAAAACCATTACGGCGTTCTGGAAACGACCGGACCGGCGCTGATCGAAATCGGCAAGCAGCAAGCGACGAAGTTCGGCGCTGAGCTGGTGTCCGGCGCAGTCGTCGATATTTCCAAAGCTGAAAGCGGCTTCACCGTGGCGACGGATTCCGAGCAGTATGCCGGCACGCATGTCATTATCGCTACGGGCGTATCGACGGACCTCGCCGACAAGCTCGGCTTGACGGTGAAGGAAGGTACGGAGCCTCGCATCAAGCAAGTATTCGCGGTGGATGCTAACGGCAAATCGAATGTGGACGGCGTCTGGGTAGCCGGAACGGCAGCAGGCGTCAGCGTGCATACGATCATTACGGCTGGCGACGGCGCGAAAGTGGCGATTAACGTCATCAGCGAGCTGAACGGCGCGCGTTACGTGGATCATGATCTGTTGAAATAA
- a CDS encoding GerAB/ArcD/ProY family transporter, with protein sequence MQNRVKENYAISGYFVFFIIGVSQAAANIFNFQNLVVGHAGQDAWISILLAGLILHLIVWMIYRMLGNPAKDVIDLHRTIFGKAIGNAISLLLVGYYFIMALFYFRAYIEIVQVWVFPTFRTWAMAAIFICLIYYVVSGGFRVVAGFSFFYLALIPMLAWLYYPIRQGNFHQLLPVFNHSAVEVLQGSKSSSFIYFGLEALLIYFPFLKNAEKHAKWAHFALLFTTFKYLILIVVTLMYFSQGLLKHALWPTLAMSKIIELSFIARFEYLYIFMWLLVIIPTISIPIWCCTRILKRVASCKPGICLPILLAALFVAALPFNERTKIDALERFINEVGCYFIFAYIPLLFIIASLALKRRTNLNERNS encoded by the coding sequence GTGCAAAATCGGGTAAAGGAAAATTACGCGATTTCCGGATATTTTGTCTTTTTCATCATCGGCGTCTCGCAGGCTGCCGCTAATATATTCAATTTTCAAAACCTCGTCGTCGGACATGCCGGTCAGGATGCTTGGATATCGATTCTATTGGCAGGGCTCATCTTGCATCTCATCGTCTGGATGATTTATCGCATGCTCGGCAATCCGGCCAAGGACGTCATCGACTTGCATCGCACGATTTTCGGCAAGGCGATCGGCAATGCCATTTCGCTGCTCTTAGTCGGGTACTATTTCATTATGGCTCTGTTTTACTTCAGGGCCTACATCGAAATCGTTCAAGTGTGGGTATTTCCAACCTTTCGGACGTGGGCGATGGCGGCAATCTTCATCTGCTTGATCTACTATGTCGTCTCCGGCGGGTTCCGGGTCGTTGCCGGGTTTTCCTTTTTTTATTTGGCGCTGATCCCGATGCTCGCCTGGCTCTACTACCCGATTCGGCAAGGCAATTTCCATCAATTGCTGCCAGTATTTAATCATTCCGCTGTCGAAGTGCTTCAAGGCTCCAAATCGTCCAGCTTCATCTACTTCGGTCTCGAAGCTTTGCTTATCTACTTTCCCTTCTTGAAAAATGCCGAAAAGCATGCAAAGTGGGCGCATTTCGCCCTGCTGTTCACGACCTTCAAATATTTGATCTTGATCGTCGTCACCCTCATGTATTTCAGTCAGGGACTGCTGAAGCATGCGCTATGGCCGACTTTGGCGATGTCGAAAATTATCGAGTTATCCTTCATTGCCAGGTTTGAATATCTGTATATTTTTATGTGGCTGCTGGTGATTATACCGACGATCAGCATTCCGATTTGGTGCTGCACGCGAATATTGAAACGAGTCGCTTCTTGTAAACCAGGCATATGCTTGCCGATCCTGCTTGCTGCCTTGTTCGTCGCCGCGCTTCCGTTTAATGAACGAACGAAGATCGATGCCTTGGAACGATTCATAAACGAGGTAGGCTGTTATTTCATCTTTGCCTATATACCGCTGCTGTTCATTATCGCTAGCCTTGCGTTGAAGCGTCGAACGAACCTTAACGAACGCAACTCATGA
- a CDS encoding nucleotidyltransferase family protein, giving the protein MNETNLGNRLIQIVEMNPVLVRAFKQASALQIDRYYIGAGCITQTVWNYLCGRPLNDGIKDLDFVFFDEDVSYEKEDMIIRRVTETFGDLPYQLDVKNQARVHLWYEKRFGYPIQPYGTLEEAIGFWPTTATSIGLSRSSEGEWKLCAPFGLDDLFALIVRANKAQITKPYYEQKAARWKGKWPALTVIPWE; this is encoded by the coding sequence ATGAACGAAACGAACCTAGGAAATAGGCTCATACAAATCGTCGAGATGAATCCGGTGCTTGTCCGGGCATTCAAGCAGGCTTCAGCCTTGCAGATAGATCGCTATTATATCGGGGCGGGCTGCATTACACAGACAGTGTGGAACTACTTGTGCGGACGACCGCTGAACGACGGGATTAAGGATCTCGATTTTGTCTTTTTCGATGAAGATGTGTCGTACGAGAAGGAAGATATGATTATTAGGCGCGTCACGGAGACATTCGGTGATCTTCCCTATCAGCTGGATGTAAAAAATCAGGCCCGCGTTCATCTCTGGTACGAGAAGCGCTTCGGTTATCCGATTCAACCCTACGGTACGTTGGAGGAAGCGATCGGCTTCTGGCCGACGACGGCGACCTCGATCGGGTTAAGCAGGAGCTCGGAGGGCGAGTGGAAGCTATGCGCGCCGTTTGGCTTAGACGACCTCTTCGCGTTGATTGTTCGGGCGAATAAAGCGCAGATTACGAAGCCGTATTATGAGCAGAAGGCTGCAAGGTGGAAGGGGAAATGGCCGGCATTAACGGTTATTCCGTGGGAGTAA
- a CDS encoding Ger(x)C family spore germination protein translates to MRTVKAFLALFCYFLVSGCSHEERIIDRINIVQNMGVDIEGQTIKMSASYPSFVRASKEQSVSAITAESNVMYGVFTALAAKSSQPVEMGQMRTLVVSEQFAREAISELADIINREFIKSSNATIVISRQPANVVITDTTKKPPFYLSELIEQNMKHGNTPRTNYHTFVNQFYGEGQDVYFPVIHMEQGLLKMDGVGVFKGEEFKLRLSGEEGLYLKFLKDKALTGEYDFMTAPKAMYSFYILHGKSSIAMAQSGKTAISLQLTIALREVPSALNTEKEEDMQAIKKQIEERLSSEMKKLLIRLQKNNVDPVGFGEQYRWRNRTFSEKEFYGTIYPKLDFDVKTTIKISNAGVGH, encoded by the coding sequence ATGCGAACGGTGAAAGCGTTTCTGGCGCTCTTCTGCTATTTCCTCGTATCCGGTTGCAGCCATGAAGAACGAATCATCGACCGGATCAATATCGTCCAAAACATGGGCGTCGACATCGAAGGGCAAACCATTAAGATGAGCGCTTCGTATCCATCGTTTGTGAGAGCCTCCAAGGAGCAATCCGTATCCGCGATAACCGCGGAGTCGAACGTTATGTACGGGGTATTCACGGCTTTAGCGGCCAAGTCTTCGCAGCCTGTCGAAATGGGACAAATGCGGACGCTGGTCGTTAGCGAACAATTCGCAAGAGAAGCAATCTCCGAGCTTGCGGACATCATTAATCGAGAATTCATTAAGAGCAGTAACGCGACCATCGTCATCTCCAGACAACCAGCAAACGTGGTCATAACCGATACGACGAAGAAGCCGCCCTTTTATTTGTCCGAGCTTATCGAACAAAATATGAAGCACGGAAATACGCCAAGGACCAATTATCATACCTTCGTCAATCAGTTTTACGGGGAAGGCCAAGATGTTTATTTCCCCGTTATCCATATGGAACAGGGTTTGTTGAAAATGGATGGAGTCGGCGTCTTTAAGGGAGAGGAATTCAAACTTCGGCTGTCTGGCGAAGAAGGACTCTATTTAAAGTTTCTGAAAGACAAGGCCCTGACCGGCGAATATGATTTCATGACCGCTCCAAAAGCGATGTACTCGTTCTATATTCTTCACGGGAAGAGCAGCATTGCCATGGCGCAAAGCGGGAAGACGGCCATATCGCTTCAATTAACCATCGCGCTTAGAGAAGTACCGTCTGCGTTAAACACGGAGAAGGAAGAGGATATGCAGGCAATCAAGAAGCAAATCGAAGAACGATTATCGTCGGAAATGAAGAAGCTGCTCATCCGGCTGCAGAAGAATAACGTCGATCCGGTCGGCTTCGGCGAGCAGTACAGGTGGAGGAATAGAACGTTCAGTGAGAAGGAATTTTACGGGACTATTTATCCCAAGCTGGATTTTGACGTAAAAACGACCATAAAGATTTCAAACGCAGGGGTTGGGCATTAG